One genomic window of Candidatus Poribacteria bacterium includes the following:
- a CDS encoding RraA family protein, translating into METFEWHNDTELFDMMEDQLYTAVISDALDAVGYREQALRHTIRPLHPETVVIGRAMPVQCVDVYEIPDEPYQQEIAAVDSLKQNDVFVCSTNQSTRNCIWGELLSTAARARGARGAIIDGFIRDARQILAMGFPVFTTGLSPVDSSGRGDVVAYNIPIECGGVTVNPGDIVFGDADGIVVIPQAVETEVIAAAVEKVSGENRTRDALRNGATLREVYDKYGIL; encoded by the coding sequence ATGGAAACTTTTGAGTGGCACAACGATACAGAACTGTTTGATATGATGGAAGATCAGTTATATACCGCTGTGATTTCGGACGCGCTTGATGCAGTCGGGTACCGCGAACAGGCACTACGACATACCATCCGTCCCCTTCACCCAGAGACAGTAGTCATAGGTCGCGCGATGCCGGTGCAGTGTGTGGATGTCTACGAGATTCCAGACGAACCGTATCAGCAGGAGATTGCAGCAGTGGATAGCCTCAAACAAAACGATGTATTCGTCTGTTCTACGAACCAGAGTACCCGTAACTGTATTTGGGGAGAACTTCTCTCAACGGCTGCGCGTGCGCGCGGTGCGCGTGGTGCTATCATTGATGGGTTTATCCGAGATGCCCGCCAAATCTTGGCGATGGGGTTTCCCGTGTTCACAACTGGGCTGTCACCAGTTGACTCCAGTGGACGCGGTGATGTGGTCGCGTATAACATTCCGATTGAATGTGGTGGTGTCACGGTTAATCCTGGCGACATCGTGTTCGGCGATGCGGATGGTATCGTTGTCATCCCACAAGCGGTGGAAACAGAGGTGATTGCAGCTGCAGTGGAAAAGGTCAGCGGTGAAAACCGGACTCGCGATGCCCTCCGCAACGGAGCAACATTACGAGAAGTCTACGACAAATATGGAATATTGTGA
- a CDS encoding MBL fold metallo-hydrolase gives MHPLVDLKVPDGSVAVHWFEQSSFALKDPAGTIVQIDPYFPRERPADRFIHTEPPLDESALPTDFVLLTHAHGDHTCPESIRRIWETSTATRFVGPEESTRQISSETDVAAANILEIRAGESAALNGLTVHAVYAKPPEGDAAADIAPPDVTHLGYVIVSNGVTLYFSGDPINNFAEHDELISAVAAHKPDLGFLTNHPTEGEFPFYDGCVKMATRIGLQHAVPVHRACFVTRDYDPNEWADQFPAGGPEPLIIERNSHIIYQ, from the coding sequence ATGCATCCACTTGTTGACTTGAAGGTGCCAGATGGATCTGTTGCTGTTCACTGGTTTGAACAGAGCAGTTTTGCGTTGAAGGATCCCGCTGGTACCATCGTCCAAATCGACCCCTATTTTCCGCGCGAACGTCCCGCGGACCGTTTTATTCATACCGAGCCACCGCTTGATGAATCGGCACTTCCAACCGATTTCGTTCTCTTAACACACGCACACGGTGATCACACCTGTCCGGAATCCATCCGCCGCATCTGGGAGACTTCCACAGCAACGCGGTTTGTTGGACCCGAAGAGAGCACCCGCCAAATCTCATCAGAAACGGATGTCGCGGCAGCGAACATCTTAGAAATTCGTGCTGGAGAATCAGCGGCACTCAACGGGCTTACCGTACACGCGGTCTATGCGAAACCCCCCGAAGGCGATGCCGCTGCTGACATAGCACCACCTGATGTCACGCACTTGGGATACGTCATCGTCAGTAATGGCGTAACCCTCTATTTCAGCGGTGATCCGATTAACAACTTCGCTGAGCATGACGAACTAATTTCAGCCGTCGCAGCACATAAACCGGATCTCGGTTTTCTGACAAATCATCCCACCGAGGGTGAGTTTCCGTTCTACGATGGCTGCGTGAAAATGGCAACGCGAATTGGACTACAGCACGCAGTACCAGTGCATCGCGCCTGTTTCGTCACCCGCGATTACGATCCGAACGAGTGGGCAGATCAGTTTCCAGCAGGCGGTCCCGAACCGCTTATCATTGAAAGAAATTCGCATATTATTTATCAATAG
- a CDS encoding YjhG/YagF family D-xylonate dehydratase, which produces MAKQINYADILETGDNGIYDIQTHAAGPEGSLPLTAEMLLTRPSGDVFGLTHNAAMGWAPTELRREEFLILSTQGGIRAPDGSPIALGYHTGHWEVGLLMQAVAYELKELAAIPFAGYCSDPCDGRTQGTVGMMDSLAYRNDAAQVFRRLIRSLPTRKGVVGVATCDKGLPAMMMALASMRELPAVLVPGGVTLPPTTGEDAGKIQTIGARFAHGEISLQDAADMGCRACATPGGGCQFLGTAATSQVVGEALGMSLTHTALAPSGQNIWSDMGLRSARAVVNLAAKGLTMNDIVMPEAIRNAMVVHAAFGGSTNLLLHIPAIAHAAGLDRPTIDDWTEVNQNVPRLVDVLPNGPVGHPTVRVFLAGGVPEVMLHLRELGCLNEDVLTATGETLGSNLDWWATSERRERVREILEEHDNIAPDEVILNPDAAQAAGLTSTVTFPRGNLAPEGSVIKSTAIDPSVVDADGVYRMTGPARVFVRESEAIQTLKGQTEDNIQPGDIIVLCCRGPQGTGMEEVYQLTAALKHLSFGKNIALITDARFSGVSTGACIGHVGPEALANGPIGKVLDGDIIQIEIDTRRLEGSIDLVGHGSEHFSAEEGERVLAERQPRPDLSPDEALPDDTRLWAALQSVGGGTWGGCVYDVDAILNALK; this is translated from the coding sequence ATGGCAAAACAGATTAACTACGCTGATATCTTAGAAACCGGTGATAACGGCATCTATGATATCCAAACACACGCTGCTGGTCCCGAGGGCAGTTTGCCGCTTACAGCAGAAATGCTCCTCACTCGACCAAGCGGAGATGTATTTGGCTTGACCCACAACGCTGCCATGGGTTGGGCACCGACGGAGCTGCGACGAGAAGAATTTCTGATCCTCAGCACACAAGGCGGGATCCGCGCGCCAGATGGGAGCCCAATCGCACTTGGGTATCACACTGGGCATTGGGAAGTCGGACTCCTGATGCAGGCAGTCGCATACGAACTGAAAGAACTCGCGGCGATTCCCTTCGCAGGCTACTGTTCTGACCCGTGTGATGGACGGACACAAGGCACCGTCGGTATGATGGACAGCCTTGCCTACCGCAACGATGCGGCGCAGGTTTTCCGCCGACTCATCCGTTCCCTACCGACGCGGAAAGGCGTTGTCGGTGTTGCCACCTGTGATAAAGGTTTACCGGCAATGATGATGGCACTCGCCTCAATGCGGGAATTACCGGCTGTCCTCGTTCCGGGTGGCGTGACATTACCTCCTACCACAGGTGAAGATGCTGGCAAAATCCAGACGATCGGGGCACGTTTCGCACACGGTGAGATTAGCCTGCAAGATGCAGCGGATATGGGATGCCGTGCCTGTGCAACCCCCGGCGGTGGTTGTCAATTCTTGGGAACCGCAGCGACTTCACAGGTTGTCGGTGAAGCGTTGGGAATGAGTCTGACACATACGGCGTTGGCACCGTCCGGACAGAATATCTGGTCGGATATGGGCTTGCGTTCGGCGCGCGCCGTTGTGAATCTGGCTGCAAAAGGGTTGACGATGAACGATATTGTCATGCCAGAGGCGATTCGGAACGCTATGGTCGTGCACGCAGCATTTGGCGGTTCAACGAATCTCCTATTGCACATTCCTGCCATTGCACATGCCGCTGGACTCGACCGTCCGACAATAGACGACTGGACAGAAGTCAATCAGAACGTCCCGCGTCTCGTCGATGTCCTACCGAATGGACCGGTTGGTCACCCAACTGTGAGAGTCTTCCTTGCGGGTGGTGTCCCCGAGGTAATGCTCCATCTACGTGAATTGGGATGTCTCAATGAAGACGTGCTAACAGCGACAGGTGAAACCCTCGGTAGTAACCTTGATTGGTGGGCAACTTCTGAACGGCGCGAACGCGTCCGAGAAATATTAGAAGAACACGATAACATTGCCCCTGATGAAGTGATTTTGAATCCGGATGCCGCACAGGCTGCAGGACTGACAAGCACTGTCACGTTCCCACGCGGCAACCTCGCTCCGGAAGGATCCGTCATTAAAAGCACTGCCATTGATCCAAGCGTCGTTGATGCCGATGGTGTTTATCGGATGACGGGACCTGCGCGTGTCTTCGTTCGAGAATCCGAGGCAATCCAGACCCTCAAAGGACAAACCGAGGACAACATCCAACCCGGTGATATTATCGTGCTGTGTTGTCGCGGTCCACAAGGCACAGGCATGGAGGAGGTCTACCAGTTGACTGCAGCACTCAAACACCTCTCGTTTGGTAAAAATATCGCCCTGATTACCGATGCACGGTTCTCTGGCGTATCAACGGGAGCCTGTATTGGACACGTCGGACCGGAAGCACTTGCTAATGGGCCCATCGGGAAGGTGCTGGATGGTGATATAATTCAGATTGAGATTGATACTCGGCGACTGGAAGGGAGTATCGACCTTGTCGGACACGGTAGTGAACACTTCAGTGCTGAAGAAGGTGAACGCGTGTTAGCAGAACGACAACCGCGTCCAGATCTTTCACCGGACGAAGCTTTGCCGGATGATACACGGCTCTGGGCAGCGTTGCAATCCGTCGGCGGCGGCACATGGGGTGGCTGTGTCTACGATGTAGACGCAATTCTCAATGCCCTGAAATAG
- a CDS encoding NIPSNAP family protein, which translates to MIYELRTYQVVPGKMKNLNDRFANITVPLFEKHGMKVIGFWETAIGEATTTELIYMLAFEDLGHYQRAWDAFIADPEWQEAKRLTEVGGPLVNVASSKIIEPTDYSPLQ; encoded by the coding sequence ATGATTTATGAATTACGGACATATCAGGTCGTGCCGGGGAAAATGAAAAACCTGAATGACCGATTCGCCAATATCACCGTTCCGCTGTTTGAAAAGCACGGTATGAAAGTTATCGGGTTTTGGGAAACCGCCATCGGTGAGGCAACAACGACAGAACTTATCTATATGCTCGCGTTTGAAGATCTGGGGCACTATCAGCGTGCCTGGGACGCGTTCATTGCTGATCCTGAATGGCAAGAAGCAAAACGCCTGACGGAAGTCGGCGGTCCACTCGTGAACGTGGCGAGTTCAAAGATTATTGAGCCAACCGATTATTCACCATTGCAATAA
- the purE gene encoding 5-(carboxyamino)imidazole ribonucleotide mutase produces MSLQEQKTPLVGIVMGSDSDLEKMVEAAKVLEEFEVPFEITISSAHRSPERTMAWTEKIKAEGGKVIIAGAGRAAHLAGVIAAHTTLPVIGVPVDGGPLNGVDALYATVQMPPGIPVGTMAIGSGGARNAGLFAVQILALQFPELDAKLLAYKEKLSDGVAEKAARLQEVGYENY; encoded by the coding sequence ATGTCGCTTCAAGAACAAAAAACGCCCCTCGTCGGTATTGTGATGGGGAGCGATTCTGATTTGGAAAAAATGGTAGAAGCCGCAAAGGTTTTAGAAGAATTCGAGGTTCCATTCGAGATAACGATCTCCTCCGCGCACCGCTCGCCGGAACGGACAATGGCGTGGACGGAAAAGATTAAAGCAGAAGGTGGAAAGGTCATCATTGCCGGTGCCGGACGTGCAGCACATCTCGCTGGTGTGATCGCAGCACATACAACACTGCCAGTCATCGGTGTACCGGTTGACGGCGGACCGCTCAACGGCGTGGACGCGCTCTATGCGACAGTCCAAATGCCTCCCGGTATTCCTGTCGGAACAATGGCAATCGGTTCGGGCGGTGCAAGGAACGCAGGACTATTCGCTGTCCAAATTCTGGCACTTCAATTCCCCGAATTGGACGCAAAACTGCTGGCGTATAAAGAAAAATTGAGTGATGGTGTTGCGGAGAAAGCGGCGCGTCTGCAAGAAGTCGGCTACGAAAATTATTAG
- a CDS encoding VanZ family protein produces MKYWAPPLLYMALIFGISSMKQPPLPMPEFEWLTIDKLYHFVEYAILGGLLTRAFVKASPSIIPSRFAWHTAAVLSILYGASDEWHQTFVPGRFATVADWVADVLGSIAGVLVVYLYYRSNRLSAVSDQQRQKRS; encoded by the coding sequence ATGAAATATTGGGCACCACCGCTTCTGTACATGGCTCTCATTTTCGGTATCTCGTCCATGAAGCAACCACCACTTCCGATGCCGGAATTTGAGTGGCTGACGATTGACAAACTCTACCATTTTGTCGAATATGCCATACTCGGCGGATTGCTAACACGAGCGTTTGTGAAGGCAAGTCCCTCAATAATACCATCACGGTTCGCATGGCATACGGCGGCGGTGCTCTCAATTCTCTACGGTGCAAGCGATGAATGGCATCAGACCTTCGTCCCCGGTAGATTCGCTACCGTCGCAGATTGGGTGGCAGATGTGTTGGGATCAATTGCTGGGGTGCTGGTGGTCTATCTCTATTATAGAAGCAATAGGCTGTCAGCCGTCAGCGATCAGCAAAGACAGAAACGTTCATGA